A genomic window from Lineus longissimus chromosome 17, tnLinLong1.2, whole genome shotgun sequence includes:
- the LOC135501313 gene encoding A disintegrin and metalloproteinase with thrombospondin motifs like, with translation MKSVIICVCALLAVVASRYIDSERVFIRDLDQSGEADPPIVTLKIDHPGKERSLTLRRRDNFNKNVPVFITGEDGKPRKEPRSRSLGTAYHDAENGAAFLISSDLTGSGVYRRSVRGMLHDGDYTIHLEPSQEITTDRKRNVDGGVPHLMVRKRNEKIDFGNDALPSHGNWTTMSKRAEPPIIVSKRDGCKTAYGAELMFFCDYKCYKNHNQNITEIREHFSYVINGMDLRYANIEDSSFSIYVRLVALQISAFPDNWTHPIASDGVVDVYSVLSIFTKWYNSAKSSLPDHDHAMLMTAYKMADGILGVAYKECICTSWATSVVTENLDLTRVIGVATHELGHNIGAGHDSSDNNCSTGDRYIMAPSLGRLSADDTYKNPYRFSSCSINYFKNAINSLESSKTNCLLDSAAHGSDVLELEAPGQKLDADDQCEVAFGAGYKYLRGLKGEKDFCKELFCLEVGSRSGEKNAGHALRGTSCGNKKWCVQGDCVHDPAAPAMDSDTCVYGDSVIRWNSVKLQCAQIPWACEHYSEVREHCCKTCA, from the exons ATGAAGTCCGTGATTATCTGCGTGTGCGCCCTGTTGGCGGTCGTCGCCAGCAGATATATAG ATAGCGAGCGTGTATTCATCAGAGATCTCGACCAAAGCGGGGAAGCTGATCCTCCGATCGTGACCTTGAAGATTGACCATCCAGGAAAGGAGAGAAGCTTGACCCTACGTCGCAGAGACAATTTCAACAAGAACGTCCCCGTGTTCATAACTGGTGAAGATGGAAAGCCAAGGAAGGAGCCGAGATCTCGTTCACTG GGTACAGCTTACCACGACGCAGAAAACGGAGCGGCCTTTCTCATATCAAGTGATCTCACTGGAAGTGGCGTTTACAGAAGGAGTGTG AGGGGTATGCTTCATGATGGCGACTACACCATCCACCTCGAGCCCAGCCAGGAGATCACCACGGACAGGAAACGTAATGTTGATGGGGGTGTACCACACTTGATGGTCAGAAAGAGGAATGAAAAGATTGACTTTGGAAATG ATGCTCTTCCTAGCCATGGCAACTGGACGACAATGAGCAAGAGAGCTGAGCCACCGATCATCGTGTCGAAAAGAGATGGCTGTAAGACAGCATACGGCGCTGAATTGATGTTCTTCTGCGACTACAAGTGCTATAAGAA CCACAACCAGAATATAACCGAAATTAGAGAGCACTTCAGCTACGTCATAAATGGA ATGGACCTCCGTTACGCAAACATTGAAGATTCTTCCTTCTCCATCTACGTTCGACTGGTTGCTTTGCAAATCAGTGCA TTTCCCGACAACTGGACGCACCCTATCGCCAGCGATGGAGTTGTGGATGTTTACTCAGTACTGAGCATTTTCACGAAATGGTACAACTCGGCAAAGTCCTCTCTCCCCGACCATGACCATGCCATGCTCATGACCGC GTACAAAATGGCTGACGGAATTTTAG GTGTGGCGTATAAGGAATGTATCTGCACATCATGGGCTACATCAGTCGTCACGGAGAATTTGGATCTGACGAGGGTCATCGGAGTGGCTACACATGAACTCGGTCACAA TATCGGTGCAGGACACGATTCTTCAGATAACAACTGTAGCACAGGAGACCGTTACATCATGGCGCCTTCACTCGGCAGGTTAAGCGCGGACGACACTTACAAGAACCCGTACCGTTTCTCCTCCTGCTCTATCAATTACTTCAAGAACGCCATCAACAGCCTCGAGAG CTCTAAAACAAACTGTCTGCTGGACTCGGCTGCTCACGGCTCTGACGTCTTAGAGTTGGAGGCACCAGGCCAGAAGTTGGATGCCGACGACCAGTGCGAGGTAGCATTCGGAGCTGGATACAAATACCTCAGG GGGTTGAAAGGAGAGAAAGATTTCTGCAAGGAGCTGTTCTGTTTGGAGGTAGGATCGAGATCGGGCGAAAAAAATGCAGGCCATGCCCTTCGTGGAACAAGCTGTGGTAATAAGaag TGGTGTGTCCAAGGGGACTGTGTCCATGACCCGGCAGCTCCAGCGATGGACTCAG ATACTTGCGTGTATGGGGACTCGGTGATCAGGTGGAATAGTGTTAAGTTACAATGCGCACAGATACCATGGGCCTGCGAGCATTATAGTGAAGTTAGGGAGCACTGCTGCAAGACGTGCGCTTAA